The following nucleotide sequence is from Streptomyces pactum.
GTGCGCCTGCAGCGCGCCTCCTTCCCCGACCTCCACGTCACCGTGGACGACTGGATCCTGGAGGGCAACAAGGTCGTCAGCCGGTTCACCGCCCGCGGCACCCACACCGGCGACGACTACGCCGGCGGCCTGATCCCGGCCCGCGGCCGGAAGCTGGAGATCTCCGGCATCGTCATCGACGCGTTCGACGACGAGGGCAAGATCTTCGAGAGCTGGTTCTCCATGGACTCCTTCGACCTCGCCCAGCAGCTGGGCGCCTTCGACGCGCCCCCGGCCGGCTGAGGCCGGCCGGTCCCCGACCCCGGACATCCGCCGGCCGGGCCGCCCCCACCGGGGCGCCCCGGCCGGCCGCCGCACCCAGACAGGAAGAGCCCATGACGACTCCGTCCCCGGTCCTGATCACCGGCTGCTCCTCCGGCATAGGCCGGGCCACCGCGCTGCGCCTGAACCGGGCCGGCCACCTCGTCTACGCCACCGCCCGCCGCCCCGAGACGCTGGCGGACCTGGCCACCGCGGGCATCCGCACCCTGCGGCTGGACGTGACCGACGAGGAGAGCATGCGCGCGGTGGTCGGCACCGTCGAGGCGGAGCACGGCAGGGTCGGCACCCTGGTCAACAGCGCCGGCTACGCGCTCTCGGGCGTGGTGGAGGCGGCCGGACCGGAGGAGATCAGACGGCAGTTCGAGACCAACGTCTTCGGACTGGTCCGGCTCACCCAGCTGGTGCTCCCGGCGATGCGCGCGGCCGGCTCCGGCACCGTCGTCAACATCTCCTCCATCTTCGGCCGTTACGCGGTCCCCGGCTCCGGCTACTACAACGCCACCAAGCACGCGGTGGAGGCACTCAGCGACGCGCTGCGCCTGGAGACCGCCGCGTTCGGCGTCCGCGTGGTCCTGGTGGAGCCCGGACCGGTCCGCAGCACCGAGTTCGGCACCACCTACGTCGCCAACCTCGGCGACGCCGGCCGTGACTACGAGGAGTTCAACCGGCAGACCACCGACTACTTCGACGCCATCTACGGCGGCACCCGACGGACGCTGGCGGGCACCTTCGCCATCGACGCCGACGACGTGGCGAAACGGATCGAGAAGATCGTCCGCAGCCGGCACCCGCGCGCCCGCCACCCCGTCGGATTCCTCGCCCACAGCACCCTCGCCCTGCGCCGCCTCGCCCCGGACGTCGTCTTCGACAACCTCTTCGTCCGCCGCCTGTTCCCGGTCCCGCGCAGGCCGCGGTCCCGAACGCAAGGAGAACCCCGATGACCTCGACGACGACCACGGCCCGCCGCACCGCCCCCGGACCCAGGGGGGTACCGCTGCTGGGCAGCCTGGGCCCGTGGAAGCGGAACACCGCGGAGTTCCTGCTGGGCCTCCAGCGCGACTACGGCGAGATCGTCCGGATGCAGCTCGGCCCGTTCACCGTCCACCAGGTCAGCGACCCGGACGTGGTCCGCCACGTCCTGGTGGAGAACAACGGCAACTACGTGCGCGGTCCGCTGTACGAGCAGTTCGGCGTGGTGATGGGCAAGGGCCTGCTGACCACCGACGGCGAGTTCTGGCGCGGCCACCGCCGCGCGGTGCAGCCGGTGTTCCTCAAGAACGCCGTCAACGACATCATCCCCAACATCATCCGCGCCACCGAGGAGATGCTCCAGGACTGGGAGCGCAAGGCCGCCGCCGGCCGCCCGGTGGACCTGATGGCCGACATGCTCCGGCTCACCCTGGTCACCCTCAGCCGCTCGCTGTTCGCCTACGACATCCGGCCCGACACCGCCCTGCTGAAGACCATCGTCGACGACGTGGTGGAGGTGATGTTCCGGCGCGGGGTGCCCACCGAGATGCTCCCCTCCTGGGTGCCCACCGAGCGGAAGCGGAAGATCGCCCGTATCCACCGGGTCTTCGACCGGGTCGTCACCGAGGTGCGCCGGTCCTACGCGCGCACCGGCGAGGGCCCGCTGATCGCCCTGATGGAGCAGGCCACCGACCCGGCCACCGGCCGCCCCTGGACCCACCAGCAGATCAAGGACGAGCTGCTGACCGTCTACCTCGCCGGGCACGAGACCACCGCCGTCGCCCTGTGCTGGACCCTGCTGTCCATCGCCCAGCACCCGCACGTACAGGAGGAGCTGGACGCCGAGCTGGCCACCGTGCTCGGCGGCGCGCTGCCGGACGCGGCGAGTGCCGAGCGGCTCACCTACACCAAGATGGTGGTGGACGAGAGCCTGCGCATGCACCCGCCGATCTGGATCTTCCCGCGCGCCGCGGTGGGTGCCGACACCCTGGGGCCGTACGACATCGAGCCCGGCGCCTCGGTGCTGCTGTCGCCGCTGGTGTCGCACCACAACCCGCGGCACTGGGACAACCCGCTCGCCTTCGACCCCTACCGCTTCACCCCCGAGGCGATCCGCGAGCGTCCCCGGCTGGCCTACTTCCCGTTCGGCTCCGGGCCGCGGC
It contains:
- a CDS encoding ester cyclase encodes the protein MATPEENKAVLERYYEECLNKGNLDVIYEGATEDHISHGTAPNDKEGVEHLKEWVRLQRASFPDLHVTVDDWILEGNKVVSRFTARGTHTGDDYAGGLIPARGRKLEISGIVIDAFDDEGKIFESWFSMDSFDLAQQLGAFDAPPAG
- a CDS encoding SDR family NAD(P)-dependent oxidoreductase yields the protein MTTPSPVLITGCSSGIGRATALRLNRAGHLVYATARRPETLADLATAGIRTLRLDVTDEESMRAVVGTVEAEHGRVGTLVNSAGYALSGVVEAAGPEEIRRQFETNVFGLVRLTQLVLPAMRAAGSGTVVNISSIFGRYAVPGSGYYNATKHAVEALSDALRLETAAFGVRVVLVEPGPVRSTEFGTTYVANLGDAGRDYEEFNRQTTDYFDAIYGGTRRTLAGTFAIDADDVAKRIEKIVRSRHPRARHPVGFLAHSTLALRRLAPDVVFDNLFVRRLFPVPRRPRSRTQGEPR
- a CDS encoding cytochrome P450, with protein sequence MTSTTTTARRTAPGPRGVPLLGSLGPWKRNTAEFLLGLQRDYGEIVRMQLGPFTVHQVSDPDVVRHVLVENNGNYVRGPLYEQFGVVMGKGLLTTDGEFWRGHRRAVQPVFLKNAVNDIIPNIIRATEEMLQDWERKAAAGRPVDLMADMLRLTLVTLSRSLFAYDIRPDTALLKTIVDDVVEVMFRRGVPTEMLPSWVPTERKRKIARIHRVFDRVVTEVRRSYARTGEGPLIALMEQATDPATGRPWTHQQIKDELLTVYLAGHETTAVALCWTLLSIAQHPHVQEELDAELATVLGGALPDAASAERLTYTKMVVDESLRMHPPIWIFPRAAVGADTLGPYDIEPGASVLLSPLVSHHNPRHWDNPLAFDPYRFTPEAIRERPRLAYFPFGSGPRQCVGNYMALLELKLIVAMINQRFRISRVPGTSLQYGSPVISLRPLQDVMVSVVPRERGAAPRAASTAPAAGTGPATDGTTPAADGAAGTADGSAGAAGTAGEQGAAAPAGEGGGTPPAGCPHHP